TTTAAGGTCGGGTATTTATGATCCGGAAGGCTTCGGCCCGGGTAATTTCGCGTTCAAAAATAATATTTTCGTTATTATCAGCTATTACCAGGCTGTATCGTTCCTGGGCATCATAAAAAATAAACATGGTAATTTCTTCGTAAACTCTACTGAAAATTTTGTGAGCTTCCCGAAATAAACCATACAATTCGAGTTTTAAATAATTTAATCGTTTCATTTTTATTAACCACCAAAGCTTACCAACTTCTTGTAATTCTACAAATAAGTATACTCTTTTTGGGGTTAAAAGTTATATAAATTACTTTGGAAACAATTGATAATTACGGTGTTTTGTGCAAGTAATATGATTTAAGTTATAAATGTGTTAAACAAAACAGCCGGAATTTTAAAAATTTTATTTATTCATTCAGCCTTATTTCACGGCCTTATAGCTATAAAATAAGCGAATAACCTTTGGTTTAAGCTAAAAGATAAATTAAATGGATCAGCCCGCACTTAAATTTGCTTTAAACTTGCTTTTACCTGAGAAGTAAGTATATTTCCCGGAGCTTTATTATAGAATAATTTAAATAAAAAGCACCAATTAAAAGCCCGTGCTTAGCCCGGTTGCTCAATTTAAATGGTATTTATTTGTAAGAAAAATTAACGCATAAACTCATGAATAGCAGCGATCCGCTTTTGGCGCCCATGGTTGGCGCGGAGCACCGCCTGGTTGGCGGCGTACAACTCGATTACATGCAAACCGGCGCCGCCCGGGTAAAACGGGTAATTTACCCGCCAGGCTTTAAGTGGTCCGTGGATTTAAAGCCGATTATTGGTACCGAGTTGTGCATGCACGCGCACGCCGGCTTTTTAGCCAAAGGGCAATTGCGTATCCAGTACGCCGATGGGTTTGTGGAAGATTTTATTGCCCCGCAAATTGTAAGTATTGAACCAGGCCACGATGGGTGGGTGGTAGGTGAGGAACCAGCCGTGCTTATTGAATTTGATTTTCAAGGAGAAACGGTGCAACATCTGCAAATTCCGCAGGTTCATTCTGCTGATCAGGCGCCCTTAGCCTAATAGATTTTATTGAGCCAAAATACCCAGCGCCGATCCGGAGAAAGTAGCCCGGGCGCTATCCGAAAAGTGGTATTGCCGTTTCGGGATGTTTAGGTTTTCTACAATTAATTCGCTTTTGTTTCGTATGTCCAGGTTGGCTTCTTGAATTTGATTGGTTTTATCCAGGTTTAAGTAGGCTGTACTCCCGGTACTTAAACCCACCACCGCCTCTAAACGGTTTAGCTTATTGCCAGAAAGTTTTACGGTAGTGCCTTTATCTTGCTGTAAATTTAAGCTAGGTTGCTCAAAACCTTCTACGGTTACGGTGCTGTTGTTCCAGGATTTAGTAGAAATTACCTTTTTGCCGTTTTGCATAAAAAAAGCGTTGGTTTTAAGATTAGCTAAATTCGGGCAAGTAATTACAATTAAATCGCCGTAAGGCTGCATTTGCGGCTCTTTGGGGTAAGCTAAATCTACCTGTAAAAGCTTGCCGTTTTGAGTAAAAGAGAGGTACTCCTTGGTGTACTTATGTACTTGTACTTTGTAGTCGCCCGCCTTAATTTTTACGTTCAGTTCGCTGGCCGGATTTATCGCTATCTGGTCAAAATTCCGGTAATTGAGGGTAACAAAGTTGCGGTAGGGGTCTTTATAAGTGCCTTTGTTGTATTCTGTTTTTAAAGCCATGTTATAGGCTACCAAAGAACCCAGTAAAATTAAACCGGCAGTAAGCAGCAATATGGTGCTTGTTTTAAAATGCTGTAACATGATTATAACAATTTCTAGTTTAAGTAAATAAGTTTAAGTACTTGCTTTTATATTGCCAGCGTGCGTATGTATCGTACCATCAGGCAAAATTTTAAAATTTTAGTTTTTGAAGCAGCTTAATTTTAATCTTTAAAACTACTTGTAAACAGAAGAGCCATAGCCCAGCATAAAGTCGCAGCTTTTACGCAAAATTGTGCGGTTACTCGGCACTTTTACCATTGCCGTTCACGGCTTTAAATTGATTCGCCTTAAAGCTTTCGTATCGTAGTTGCACTTCTTCCAGGCTAATGTCCAGCAAGTATATGGTCCGGAAAAACTCCGGTAATTCTTGTTGCAGAAAACGCTCTTTGCGGTAATTTTTAATTTTTTTATCGCTGGCCGGGGCCACAAAAAAGCCAATACCTCTTTTGTTATAAATAATTTCCTGGTTTTGCAAAAACTCGTAGGTACGCATCACAGTATTGGGGTTTACTTGTAATTCGCCGGCTAAATCTCTTACCGAAGGGATTTTATCTTCCGAAAGCCACTTGCCCAAGAGTATGTTTTCGCTCACGTAAGTGGCTATTTGCAGGTAAATCGCTTCGTTATCTTTAAATTCCATAATCTTCTCCTCTCTTAAACTTGCTTTTCTTTTAGCCCAAAATAGGCAGTCACCCAAAAAATTACGGCCAGCACTAGGGGTAGTAGCCGGGTAAGCAGCTTATTGCTTTCGGGGAGTTCTACATAGTAATATTGATTTTTATCGTGAAAGCCTATATTATCGAAGGGTATGGCTACTGCTAAATCACGATTAAATAACAGCTCCAGACCGTGGTAATTCAATAAAAGCAGCAGGGCCATTACCACGAAAAAAGTAAAAGCACTTTTAATAAATTGTAATTTTTGAAAAAACACCGAACCCCAGAGCGCAAAGCCATGAATAAAGGCGAACGCTATAAAAGATAAGTACACCATATTATCCGAAGAAAATAAAGAAATTAATTTAACCGGTACGTTCCCTGGATTGTCTAGTGTCATTACTAAAAAGGCAACCAAGTAAAAGCTGGCAGTAAAAACCACTAAAAATAGCGGCAAAGAATAGAGCCAGGCTACCAGGTATTTTTCTAAGTGACTGGCAGGTAAGGTAAGCGCTGCCATGGCTTTTTTCTTATCGCCCAGATGCGCTAAAACCGTACTGGTGAAGATGCTGCCAGCCCCTAATAAGCCAAATACAAACAGCAAAGTTTGTTCCTCCTGGTTGATGGGGTAAGATTGCAGGTAAGCTAAAAAACCAAGAATCAAGGTCATCCCGCCGATGAGTACGGCGGTAGCCATTAAATACCATCTAATGTGTTCGGCGGTATGCTTAGCAAATAAGCGGCTAAAGCGGGTAAAACTAAAATGATTGTTCATATACCGGTTTATTTAATAGTTGCGTGATATTTTGATTGCCGCTAATAATAGCGTTGAATAATAATTCCAGGTCTACTTTGCTGTAGCTACCGGTGGTATTGGGCAAAATAGCTTGCTTGCCCCGCACCGAGTCTTCGGCGTAAATAACAGATTGGGATACGGAACCGGTTAAGGTGGTAAAAGTAAGCTGCTCGGCAATGCGATCCAGTTCCTGGTTCACCACAATTTCCTGGTTATGTAAAATCAAGATAGTATCAATCAAGCTGTCCAGGTCGCGCACTTGGTGGGTAGATATTACCATGCACCGGTCTTCGGTTAATGCCGAGGCCATTATTTTCCGGAATTGTACTTTGGAAGGTATGTCCAGACCGTTGGTAGGTTCGTCCATGATCAGGTAGCGGGTGTTGGAGGCCAGCCCAAAAGCAATCATAAATTTTTTTTGCTGCCCAAACGATAGCTTATCCAGGATTATGCCGGTGGGTACATCAAATTCCTGCAGGTATTTAAAAAAGGCCGTAGCGTTAAATTGCGGGTAAAAGCCAGCGGTACGCGCCAGAAATTGTTCGGCGGTTAAAGGTGGTACGTAAATTTCTTCCGGAATAAAATACAGTTCCTGCAACACTTGTGGTAAACGTTTAGCGGCAGATTGGCCGTTTATAAAGCAACTGCCAGATTTAGGATAAGCCAGCCCAACCATGTTCTTCAGCAGCGTAGATTTGCCGGCGCCGTTTTTCCCGAGCAAACCATAAATGTGGCCTTCCCGCAAGGTTAAATGTAGATTCTGAAAAAGCAGCGAGTGGCGCGAGTAGCCAAAACTTAAACCGTTAATCTGGATCATTGTGTTTGCGTTTTAGTGTATTAGTTAAATAGTACACTACAAAAGTAGATAAAGAAATCAGACTTCCAAATTTTTTAAAATTTTTATTTTCCATTTACAAGGTGCAGATAACGGGAACCAGAATTTAGCAGGATAGAGTAGCAATAGAAGGCATTCAGAAGTAGAAAATCAACGTTAGGCGAAGTACCTTTTAATTCTGTGGGAGCATTGCTGCGGCAATCAGATAATGTGTATTTTTGTAAGATGCCGGTTTAAAATACAGGCAAACAAATCAGAATACACTTTTACTTATGGCGGTTACCAACCTTTCGGAATTACAAAATGCTTTAACGGGAGAATTTTATTACCGCGAAACCGGCCTCGATAATGCCATGCGCTTGGTTTACGCTTCCGATGCTTCTATCTACCAGGAAAAGCCTTTAGCCGTGGCTCTACCCAAAGACGTAGCCGACATTAAAACTTTAATTGAATTTGCTGCCACCCACCAAGTTACGTTAATCCCCAGAGCCGCCGGTACCTCGCTGGCTGGTCAGGTGGTGGGTAAGGGAATTGTGGTAGATATCTCAAAGTATTTTGATCAGATTCTGGAAATTAACTCCACCGAAAAATGGGTGCGGGTGCAGCCCGGCGTTATCCGCGACGATTTAAATAAAAAGCTAAAACCTTTTGGGCTGATGTTCGGACCGGAAACGTCTACGGCGAGCCGGGCCATGGTGGGCGGTATGGTGGGCAATAATTCCTGCGGTTTGCACAGCATCCGCTGGGGCTCCACCCGCGACCACTTACTGGAAGCCAAAGTAGTATTAAGTAACGGCGAAGAAGCAGGTTTTAAAGCGCTCAGCGAACCAGAGATCGCCCAGGTGCAGCAGCAAGACAATCTGGAAGGTAAAATTTTTAAAAATTTATTAGGGTTGCTGCACAATCCCGAAAATCAAACTTTTATTCAACAGAATTTTCCGCATAAAAATATAACCCGCCGGAATTCCGGTTACGCCCTAGATGCTTTACTCGATACGGCACCGTTTTCCCCAAATCAACGACCTTTTAATTTGTGCCAGCTCATTGCCGGCTCCGAAGGTACGCTGTGTTTTTTAACCGAATTAAAATTGCAGCTAATGGAGCTGCCCCCACCTGAAAACGCTTTGCTGTGCATCCATTGCAACAGTGTGGGCGAATCGTTAGAAGCTAACCTGGTAGCCATGCGCCACGACGTATACGCCTCCGAGCTGGTAGATAAACGCATTCTGGATTTTACCCGGGATAATCTGAGCCAGCAGCCCAACCGGTTTTTCATTCAAGGCGATCCGCAGGCAATTTTAATGGTCGAGTTTTTTGCCGATACCCGCGAGCAATGCTTAATTATGGCCGAAGTCTTGATTCAAGAATTACAGCAAGCCGG
The sequence above is a segment of the Adhaeribacter swui genome. Coding sequences within it:
- a CDS encoding cupin domain-containing protein, which codes for MNSSDPLLAPMVGAEHRLVGGVQLDYMQTGAARVKRVIYPPGFKWSVDLKPIIGTELCMHAHAGFLAKGQLRIQYADGFVEDFIAPQIVSIEPGHDGWVVGEEPAVLIEFDFQGETVQHLQIPQVHSADQAPLA
- a CDS encoding GntR family transcriptional regulator; amino-acid sequence: MEFKDNEAIYLQIATYVSENILLGKWLSEDKIPSVRDLAGELQVNPNTVMRTYEFLQNQEIIYNKRGIGFFVAPASDKKIKNYRKERFLQQELPEFFRTIYLLDISLEEVQLRYESFKANQFKAVNGNGKSAE
- a CDS encoding ABC transporter ATP-binding protein translates to MIQINGLSFGYSRHSLLFQNLHLTLREGHIYGLLGKNGAGKSTLLKNMVGLAYPKSGSCFINGQSAAKRLPQVLQELYFIPEEIYVPPLTAEQFLARTAGFYPQFNATAFFKYLQEFDVPTGIILDKLSFGQQKKFMIAFGLASNTRYLIMDEPTNGLDIPSKVQFRKIMASALTEDRCMVISTHQVRDLDSLIDTILILHNQEIVVNQELDRIAEQLTFTTLTGSVSQSVIYAEDSVRGKQAILPNTTGSYSKVDLELLFNAIISGNQNITQLLNKPVYEQSF